The following are from one region of the Terriglobia bacterium genome:
- a CDS encoding PRC-barrel domain-containing protein encodes MPHYGILRDHKMEDVDDLRGADVYGVNDEKLGTIDDVIFDHSSGDIRYIVLKTGGMLSRKKVMVPANRVEPYGNHDDKFYAELDKERLEMLPEFNEDTMKAQGDWPTYEKDYEKRWNDGAVMYNKNTGRLITPPPEEVVSPAVGGSAPASGRRLDLKQEKVGKEDDLLGVASGVNKTTLRPKKPSIGGREDVEMMRRDREPREVMNPMGGEIEFQREEPGSRLEGVRSETIGEPGVYKVDPIVETEQGAGPTERLANLDRGRRWNEFQQNLRSRRDKIVVDCPDCASQDKAA; translated from the coding sequence ATGCCTCATTACGGCATTCTTCGTGATCACAAAATGGAAGACGTTGACGATCTGCGTGGAGCGGACGTTTACGGCGTGAACGACGAGAAGCTGGGAACCATCGACGACGTGATTTTCGACCATTCCAGCGGAGACATTCGCTACATCGTGCTTAAGACCGGAGGCATGCTTTCCCGCAAGAAAGTCATGGTTCCGGCCAACCGCGTTGAACCCTATGGAAACCATGACGACAAGTTTTACGCCGAACTGGACAAAGAGCGCCTGGAGATGTTGCCTGAATTCAATGAAGACACCATGAAGGCGCAGGGCGACTGGCCCACGTATGAAAAGGACTATGAGAAGCGCTGGAACGATGGCGCCGTTATGTACAACAAGAACACTGGCCGGTTGATAACACCGCCGCCTGAAGAAGTTGTAAGTCCCGCGGTTGGCGGCAGCGCGCCCGCTTCCGGCAGAAGGCTGGATCTGAAACAGGAGAAAGTAGGCAAGGAAGATGACCTGCTCGGCGTAGCTTCCGGAGTGAACAAAACGACGCTGCGGCCAAAGAAGCCTTCTATTGGCGGAAGAGAAGACGTTGAGATGATGCGGCGCGATCGTGAACCGCGCGAAGTGATGAACCCCATGGGCGGCGAGATTGAATTTCAACGGGAAGAGCCTGGCAGCCGCCTGGAAGGTGTCCGCTCAGAAACTATCGGTGAGCCCGGCGTTTATAAAGTCGATCCGATCGTGGAAACCGAACAGGGCGCTGGTCCAACGGAACGGCTCGCTAATCTTGATCGTGGCCGACGATGGAATGAGTTCCAGCAGAATCTGCGTTCACGGCGGGACAAGATTGTAGTGGACTGCCCCGATTGCGCGTCACAGGACAAAGCGGCATAG